The Pyrodictium delaneyi genome contains a region encoding:
- the radA gene encoding DNA repair and recombination protein RadA: protein MSKGEVRSITDLPGVGPATANKLIEAGYATLEAIAVATPQELSAAAGIPITTAQRIIKAAREALDIRFKTALEVKKERMQTRKITTGSRNLDDLLGGGIETKTITEFFGEFGSGKTQICHQVAVNVQLPVEKGGLSTPDKVAKAVYIDTEGTFRWERIEAMSKRWGLDPDEVMSNILYIRAINSDHQMAIVDELFNIVPKENIKLVIVDSVTGHFRAEYPGRENLAARQQKLNRHLHQLSRLAEIYDVAVIITNQVMAKPDVFYGDPTQAVGGHVLYHAPGVRVQLRKSRGNKRIARIVDAPHLPEGEAVFMITDYGIADPED from the coding sequence ATGTCTAAAGGAGAAGTAAGGTCGATAACAGATCTCCCGGGAGTGGGTCCTGCAACAGCTAACAAGCTAATAGAAGCAGGCTACGCGACACTAGAAGCAATAGCAGTAGCCACGCCACAAGAGCTAAGCGCAGCAGCAGGGATACCAATAACCACAGCACAGCGCATCATAAAGGCGGCACGAGAAGCTCTCGATATTCGCTTCAAAACAGCGCTCGAGGTCAAAAAGGAACGCATGCAAACACGCAAGATAACTACAGGGAGCCGTAACCTTGACGATCTATTAGGTGGAGGTATAGAAACTAAAACCATAACGGAGTTCTTCGGCGAGTTTGGTAGTGGTAAGACGCAGATTTGCCACCAGGTAGCTGTAAATGTGCAACTACCGGTTGAGAAGGGTGGGCTAAGTACGCCAGATAAGGTAGCCAAAGCAGTTTACATAGACACAGAGGGGACTTTCCGCTGGGAACGTATTGAGGCTATGTCAAAGAGATGGGGACTTGACCCAGATGAGGTAATGAGTAATATACTCTATATAAGGGCTATAAACAGTGACCATCAAATGGCCATAGTGGACGAGCTGTTCAACATAGTTCCGAAAGAAAACATCAAGCTAGTCATAGTAGACTCTGTTACTGGACATTTCCGTGCGGAATACCCGGGAAGGGAAAACCTCGCAGCACGGCAGCAGAAGCTAAATAGGCATCTACACCAGCTCTCAAGGCTAGCGGAGATATATGATGTTGCAGTAATAATAACTAACCAGGTAATGGCGAAGCCTGATGTGTTCTATGGTGACCCAACCCAGGCAGTAGGTGGGCATGTCTTGTATCATGCTCCGGGTGTGCGCGTACAACTAAGGAAGAGTCGTGGAAACAAGAGGATAGCGAGAATAGTAGATGCACCGCACCTGCCGGAAGGTGAAGCAGTATTCATGATAACAGACTACGGTATAGCTGACCCCGAGGACTAA
- a CDS encoding transcriptional repressor, whose protein sequence is MSENLEKAILEILSKSKNGLTFDEIYNALLEHDSNVKKETIRETLAGLVRRGIIIREPDYERKKMVFRIAKKC, encoded by the coding sequence ATGTCGGAGAATCTTGAGAAAGCTATACTAGAGATTCTCTCTAAGAGCAAAAATGGATTAACATTTGATGAAATATATAACGCGTTATTGGAGCATGATAGCAATGTTAAGAAGGAGACCATACGTGAGACATTAGCGGGGCTGGTTAGAAGAGGTATAATTATACGGGAGCCCGACTATGAGAGAAAGAAGATGGTTTTTAGGATTGCAAAGAAGTGTTGA
- a CDS encoding HIT family protein, with the protein MDVLYAPWRYTYIKSTVEKEPQECIFCIAPKKPEDESLVLYKGRYSYIIMNLYPYNTGHVMVVPYRHIADIADLTIDELTEMMELVKLSMIVIRKVLKPHGFNIGINIGRVAGAGIDKHVHIHVVPRWNGDTNFMPVIAGVKVISQDVRETYKALREALKEVIHVTKD; encoded by the coding sequence ATGGACGTGCTTTATGCACCTTGGCGGTATACATATATAAAGTCTACAGTTGAGAAAGAGCCACAAGAATGTATATTCTGTATAGCTCCTAAGAAGCCTGAGGACGAGTCATTAGTGTTATACAAGGGTCGCTATAGCTACATAATCATGAATCTATACCCTTATAATACTGGTCATGTAATGGTGGTTCCTTATAGGCATATAGCTGATATAGCTGATCTAACTATTGATGAGCTAACAGAGATGATGGAGTTAGTAAAGCTGTCAATGATTGTAATACGAAAAGTGTTAAAGCCGCATGGTTTCAACATAGGCATCAATATTGGTCGTGTTGCAGGTGCCGGTATAGACAAGCACGTACATATCCATGTAGTGCCGCGATGGAATGGTGACACTAACTTCATGCCAGTAATAGCAGGAGTAAAAGTCATATCACAAGATGTTAGGGAGACGTACAAAGCGCTACGGGAGGCTCTTAAAGAAGTCATACATGTAACTAAAGACTAA
- a CDS encoding threonine--tRNA ligase, translating to MRILLIHAKEFSFKAKSKAIADAESVDLTPSEASVENALVVFTTVEDVDTQNLREVVENAVKDIIDVAEKVKAYTIVIYPYAHLSKRLAPPKVAKEALSLLEEELKKRAEGKYKVVRAPFGWYKEFKIHCYGHPLSELSRAYAPKASSKPQIEKKYFVLTPNGEVYKPEEYLSKADEEFRILIEKEALGKEIGEVENPVNALCAKFGFEWEPFSDYGHMRYEPHATLMVDAVSEYAWKLARDLGIPVLRIRGTNMFDLSAKPVYEHAELFGDRLYELWTDRKHLVMRYAACHQQFAILRDYVLSYKDLPLGMFEIADSYRLEQSGEVTLCFRLRRFYMPDLHILTRDIEEAVNVSRKLQEVIHREATRLGQKYYAVYNVTEDFWQEKRDLLLELIKRDGKPAIVTVYPAGIYYWVVNVEYHIIDVAGRPREIATFQFDVGNAKRFGIKYIDENNVERYPVIIHTALIGSIERYIYMVLDSAVKMERQGKKPYIPTWMAPIQVRLIPVDPKSEKQMQLVEKTASLLEENLIRVDIDDRDISLGKRIRDAAREWIPYIGVVGDREVETGTINVTIRRSNDRIAVKPEELVAMVLEEIRDYPRLQPTLPRYVSKRPSFVYLEKPSTPKQDRAKH from the coding sequence ATGCGTATACTACTGATACACGCCAAAGAGTTCTCCTTCAAAGCTAAAAGCAAGGCTATAGCTGACGCAGAGTCGGTAGACCTTACACCTTCTGAGGCGTCCGTAGAAAATGCCCTTGTAGTGTTTACTACAGTAGAGGATGTTGACACCCAGAACCTTAGAGAAGTTGTCGAGAACGCTGTAAAGGATATAATCGATGTAGCAGAGAAGGTAAAGGCCTATACAATAGTCATTTATCCTTATGCACACCTCTCTAAACGATTGGCGCCACCTAAAGTTGCTAAAGAAGCACTATCTCTCCTCGAGGAGGAGCTAAAGAAACGTGCCGAAGGCAAATATAAGGTCGTAAGAGCCCCATTTGGGTGGTACAAGGAATTTAAGATACACTGCTATGGTCACCCTCTATCAGAACTCTCAAGGGCTTATGCACCAAAAGCTTCCTCAAAACCACAAATAGAGAAGAAGTATTTCGTACTAACGCCTAATGGCGAAGTCTACAAGCCCGAAGAATATTTATCAAAAGCAGATGAGGAGTTTAGAATACTAATAGAGAAAGAGGCCCTCGGCAAGGAAATTGGCGAGGTAGAGAATCCAGTCAATGCTCTCTGTGCAAAGTTCGGGTTTGAATGGGAACCCTTCTCAGACTACGGCCACATGAGGTATGAGCCTCATGCCACACTAATGGTTGACGCTGTCTCTGAATACGCGTGGAAGCTTGCACGAGACCTAGGCATACCAGTGCTCCGTATACGCGGCACAAACATGTTCGACTTATCAGCCAAACCTGTATACGAGCACGCTGAACTCTTCGGGGACCGTCTATACGAGCTATGGACTGATAGGAAGCACCTAGTAATGCGCTATGCTGCTTGTCATCAACAGTTTGCAATATTGCGTGACTACGTGTTAAGTTATAAAGATCTACCACTTGGCATGTTCGAGATCGCGGATAGTTACCGTCTAGAGCAAAGCGGTGAGGTAACCCTCTGTTTCCGGCTAAGAAGGTTCTATATGCCCGACCTACACATACTAACACGTGATATAGAGGAAGCTGTAAATGTCAGTAGAAAACTGCAAGAAGTTATACACCGAGAAGCTACAAGGCTTGGCCAAAAATACTACGCTGTATACAATGTGACTGAGGACTTCTGGCAAGAGAAGCGCGATCTACTCCTGGAGTTAATAAAACGTGACGGAAAACCAGCCATAGTGACGGTCTACCCTGCAGGCATATACTACTGGGTAGTTAACGTAGAATACCACATAATAGATGTTGCCGGCAGGCCTCGAGAGATAGCTACTTTCCAATTCGATGTAGGTAATGCTAAACGCTTCGGAATAAAGTACATCGACGAAAACAATGTTGAACGCTACCCTGTAATTATACATACGGCACTGATAGGCTCCATAGAGAGATATATCTACATGGTGCTAGACTCAGCAGTAAAGATGGAACGACAAGGCAAGAAACCGTATATACCTACATGGATGGCACCAATACAAGTCCGACTCATACCTGTCGATCCCAAGTCAGAGAAGCAGATGCAACTAGTAGAGAAAACTGCATCCCTACTTGAGGAGAATCTGATAAGAGTCGACATAGATGATAGAGATATAAGCTTAGGCAAGCGCATACGCGATGCTGCACGAGAGTGGATACCTTACATAGGAGTTGTCGGCGACAGAGAAGTTGAAACAGGTACAATAAACGTCACCATCAGAAGGTCCAATGACCGTATAGCCGTAAAGCCAGAAGAACTAGTAGCAATGGTTCTGGAAGAGATAAGGGACTATCCACGCCTCCAGCCTACACTACCCAGATACGTATCGAAGCGTCCAAGCTTTGTCTATCTAGAGAAGCCCTCTACACCGAAACAAGACAGAGCTAAGCACTAA
- a CDS encoding ASCH domain-containing protein produces MEEQRRERSKFLGRHLMVKGEFVKDILSGKKRTTIRLGRVRVKYNELIVHGGGRPVAKVRVTNVVYKRVSELTEEDAKKDGFKNKDELLEALRRMYGDFNEDDYVTIIEFEVVQDLSSLEPQDPYLGLEPADIARLGLRYLSDTLSEEEKKILRDLTTTNSIRSTAVRLYGSIERRWRVRRVLRRVLNELVRRGLIRARENPSSSGKNRGRGRPKHWERRRKR; encoded by the coding sequence GTGGAGGAGCAGCGAAGAGAGCGAAGCAAATTCCTCGGAAGACATTTAATGGTCAAAGGCGAATTTGTTAAGGACATACTATCTGGCAAAAAGAGGACGACTATTAGGCTTGGTAGGGTGCGTGTAAAATATAACGAGTTAATTGTTCATGGCGGTGGGAGGCCTGTTGCGAAGGTACGTGTAACTAATGTTGTATACAAGCGAGTTTCCGAACTCACCGAGGAGGATGCAAAAAAAGATGGGTTTAAGAATAAAGATGAACTCCTAGAGGCTCTTAGACGTATGTATGGCGACTTCAACGAAGACGACTACGTAACTATTATAGAGTTTGAAGTCGTTCAAGATCTCTCGTCGCTTGAGCCCCAGGATCCATACCTGGGTTTAGAACCTGCCGATATTGCGAGACTTGGACTACGCTATTTGTCAGACACACTCTCCGAGGAGGAGAAGAAAATACTGCGTGACTTGACTACGACAAATAGTATACGCTCTACCGCAGTGAGACTCTATGGTAGTATAGAGCGTAGATGGCGTGTTAGACGAGTACTTAGACGTGTTCTCAATGAGCTTGTGAGAAGAGGATTGATAAGAGCTAGAGAAAACCCGTCCTCAAGCGGTAAGAATAGGGGTAGAGGACGTCCAAAGCACTGGGAGAGGAGAAGGAAGAGATAG
- a CDS encoding DEAD/DEAH box helicase translates to MTLKTTGISSSLELLHEKVRELIRQKGWETLTEIQEKAIKPILEGHNVVIVAPTGYGKTEAALLPVLSMMLQEDVEPVTVLYITPLRALINDIYERINWWASQLGFIVARKHGDVPHSERARRLRRAPHILVTTPESLEIDLDWASKFRNFYRNLRWVIVDEVHEIISTKRGVQLAILLERFRKLAGDFQLIMISATVGEPSLTGRTFIGSSKRPLSIVTVEKRKELEIVVDYVDAPSTEFWKQAAQKLLKYMEPLTLVFVNSKHVAERLHSEIEKMGIEGVVVHHASVFGEERRRIERMAKEGKLKMIIATKTLELGIDIGSVKRVILFRPAGKVASLIQRLGRSGHTIGGRINGIIIATDELELLEAIAEARLAIKGKVEVPELPLKPLDMAARAVIGMALSGMYTVDDAYEVLSNVYYFRGLTREEFDELVKYLLDNKMIKINEEGKLSGGAQFYRIWRFDAGDSRFSWWVHNFSEFFTTMGEKKTYVVKTADGKTIGELDSEYVIRMLRIGHVIRLAGKNWQVINIDEHTNKVVVTETQSETTAVPFWKGQGPIASRLVLSELEQVIYEVHQGSLDLPEGLVLADDARKALKKLIGEIKKYGYPAPNRGNIIIERLSDEIAFITLAPEKVLRTLAYIVMLEAYRNNSDVYTRISHYGFSLPANSLDFDPFEFLTSMDREEFMEKAWEAASRSPFFVEVAHNIQLVFGITRKLRKSDTLVYQEAIRQTLQEYFDPESAWALLEGLRKGRVKLKVNHGRTSIYARIVSKELPERPWISDVDELIAETLKGMAFTAEELAEALGLPLNLIEAKLRDMRKASSLYRVFNFIDVDTGEQRWALVEDAAEIVRSEEFSSSFDPPIKDSLYMLLVKNETGSLIHAIVRLGDVIEKPDQVVKQIPFNEIYELKVVPLTGYYEGQPPKYQYVPREIVPYLVLNAATLIQKIQMNNPIF, encoded by the coding sequence ATGACGCTCAAGACGACAGGTATCAGCAGTTCGCTAGAACTGCTCCACGAGAAGGTACGTGAGCTTATACGCCAGAAGGGTTGGGAGACGCTAACTGAGATACAAGAAAAAGCAATAAAGCCTATACTAGAGGGTCATAACGTAGTCATAGTAGCTCCTACCGGCTACGGAAAGACTGAGGCTGCCCTTCTACCGGTTCTCTCTATGATGCTTCAGGAGGACGTAGAGCCGGTCACAGTACTGTATATAACACCGCTGAGAGCGCTCATCAACGACATATATGAAAGGATAAACTGGTGGGCTTCGCAGCTAGGATTTATAGTAGCCAGGAAGCACGGCGATGTACCGCACTCTGAACGAGCAAGAAGGCTACGGAGAGCACCGCATATTCTAGTAACTACTCCAGAGAGTCTTGAGATAGACCTGGACTGGGCGTCTAAATTCCGTAACTTCTACCGTAACCTACGCTGGGTTATAGTAGACGAGGTTCACGAGATCATTTCGACAAAGCGTGGAGTCCAATTAGCAATACTGCTAGAGAGGTTCCGAAAACTAGCAGGAGACTTCCAGCTGATAATGATCTCAGCCACAGTAGGCGAGCCAAGTCTAACTGGTAGAACTTTCATTGGCAGCTCAAAGCGCCCATTATCTATAGTCACAGTTGAGAAGAGGAAAGAGCTAGAAATAGTAGTAGATTATGTTGACGCACCTAGTACTGAGTTCTGGAAACAAGCTGCACAGAAACTACTAAAATACATGGAGCCCTTGACGCTGGTCTTTGTCAACTCGAAACATGTAGCTGAGAGACTACACAGTGAGATAGAGAAGATGGGTATTGAAGGCGTAGTCGTGCATCATGCTTCGGTATTTGGCGAGGAAAGGCGACGCATAGAGCGCATGGCTAAGGAAGGAAAACTAAAGATGATAATTGCTACGAAGACATTAGAACTCGGCATTGATATAGGCTCGGTTAAACGTGTAATACTGTTCCGTCCTGCAGGAAAAGTCGCTTCTCTCATACAGAGGCTTGGAAGGAGCGGGCATACTATAGGTGGAAGGATAAATGGGATAATAATAGCTACAGATGAGCTAGAACTACTCGAAGCTATAGCAGAGGCTAGGCTAGCGATTAAGGGTAAAGTTGAGGTCCCTGAACTCCCATTAAAGCCGCTGGACATGGCTGCGAGAGCAGTTATAGGTATGGCATTGTCAGGGATGTACACAGTAGACGACGCCTATGAAGTTCTTAGCAACGTCTATTATTTCCGCGGACTCACTCGCGAAGAATTTGATGAACTCGTAAAATATTTGCTAGACAATAAGATGATAAAGATCAATGAAGAAGGCAAACTCTCCGGTGGAGCCCAGTTCTATCGCATATGGAGGTTTGATGCTGGCGATAGTCGCTTCAGCTGGTGGGTGCATAACTTCTCAGAGTTCTTCACAACTATGGGTGAAAAGAAGACATATGTGGTGAAGACTGCTGACGGGAAGACTATAGGTGAGCTAGATTCAGAATATGTTATACGCATGCTACGAATAGGCCATGTGATAAGACTAGCCGGTAAAAACTGGCAGGTAATAAACATCGATGAACATACTAACAAAGTCGTGGTGACCGAGACACAGAGCGAAACAACAGCAGTACCCTTCTGGAAAGGACAAGGCCCAATAGCATCGAGGCTAGTCCTTTCCGAGCTAGAACAAGTCATATACGAAGTTCACCAGGGCTCGCTAGATCTCCCGGAGGGTCTCGTACTAGCAGACGATGCGCGTAAAGCTCTCAAGAAGCTCATAGGCGAGATTAAGAAATACGGCTATCCAGCACCGAACAGAGGTAACATAATCATTGAAAGGCTGTCTGACGAGATAGCATTCATAACACTAGCACCAGAGAAGGTTCTAAGAACTTTGGCTTACATTGTAATGCTTGAGGCATATCGCAACAATTCTGACGTATATACAAGGATATCACACTATGGTTTCAGCCTCCCTGCGAACTCACTAGACTTTGACCCCTTCGAATTCCTAACCAGCATGGATAGAGAAGAATTCATGGAAAAAGCATGGGAAGCAGCTAGTAGGTCGCCATTCTTTGTAGAAGTAGCTCACAACATACAGCTAGTATTTGGCATAACAAGAAAACTGCGTAAGAGCGACACCTTAGTCTACCAGGAAGCAATCCGGCAAACTCTCCAGGAGTACTTTGACCCGGAGTCAGCCTGGGCTTTACTAGAAGGTCTACGCAAGGGAAGAGTAAAACTGAAGGTAAACCATGGCCGTACGAGCATCTATGCGCGCATAGTATCCAAGGAACTACCTGAACGTCCGTGGATAAGCGATGTAGATGAACTCATAGCCGAGACTCTTAAGGGTATGGCATTCACAGCTGAAGAACTAGCAGAAGCGCTAGGACTTCCACTAAACCTTATAGAGGCTAAGCTTCGCGACATGCGTAAAGCATCCTCGCTATACAGAGTGTTCAACTTCATAGACGTGGATACTGGCGAGCAACGCTGGGCACTAGTAGAGGATGCTGCAGAGATAGTACGCTCAGAAGAATTCTCATCCTCATTTGATCCGCCAATCAAGGATAGCTTGTACATGTTACTAGTAAAGAATGAAACAGGAAGCCTAATACATGCTATCGTTAGGCTAGGTGATGTGATAGAAAAACCGGACCAAGTGGTAAAGCAGATACCGTTTAATGAGATTTACGAGTTAAAGGTAGTTCCGCTAACTGGCTATTATGAAGGACAACCGCCAAAATACCAGTACGTCCCACGTGAAATTGTGCCATACTTAGTGCTTAATGCTGCAACGCTGATACAGAAGATACAAATGAACAATCCCATATTCTAA
- a CDS encoding A24 family peptidase yields the protein MYAEIVAILVLTALSIYDVKTRELPDKLVYASLAIVVLLRIAEYRVIGFNTILPLWFYIVVDIVLLGMIAVIAWLGYFGWGDVAVLALITVASPLAEGQCIIMPPLLMVIIYYVLLTMILMVTNMLVNITAHRRDLARLPAKYRLIYAFIARPIRARKLSQNPGWWYPLNLCGKYSVRFNIYMDPPDIAKEVSLAMQRGCVKPNDKVWATYGVPGIPLFTVAYILTLILGDGLLLSVLGLSIPMVG from the coding sequence TTGTACGCGGAGATAGTAGCAATATTAGTCCTCACGGCTCTTTCGATATACGATGTAAAGACGCGAGAGCTCCCGGATAAGCTAGTATATGCTTCTCTGGCTATCGTAGTCCTTCTCAGAATCGCAGAATACAGGGTCATAGGTTTCAACACTATCTTGCCATTGTGGTTTTACATTGTAGTGGATATAGTGCTTCTTGGTATGATAGCTGTAATAGCTTGGCTAGGTTACTTTGGATGGGGCGATGTCGCGGTACTAGCCTTGATAACAGTTGCATCACCACTCGCTGAAGGACAATGTATCATTATGCCCCCCTTGCTGATGGTGATTATTTACTATGTTTTGTTGACGATGATCCTTATGGTTACTAATATGCTTGTAAATATCACAGCTCATAGGCGCGACTTGGCGCGACTGCCCGCTAAGTATAGGCTAATATATGCATTCATAGCGCGTCCAATTAGAGCGAGAAAACTCTCTCAAAACCCTGGATGGTGGTATCCTCTAAACCTATGTGGTAAATATAGCGTAAGGTTCAACATATATATGGATCCGCCAGATATAGCGAAGGAAGTTAGCCTAGCCATGCAAAGAGGCTGCGTCAAGCCTAATGACAAAGTATGGGCTACATATGGGGTGCCTGGTATACCGCTCTTTACCGTAGCATACATATTAACATTAATTCTAGGAGATGGTCTGCTGCTCAGTGTACTAGGCCTCAGTATTCCAATGGTAGGCTAG
- a CDS encoding NDP-sugar synthase — protein MIGVVLAGGSPKLLRLVLGDATSRSLLKFPKGTLLETHVKSMLKHFDRVIVVSDDPRVGSVCSTLPGCMFVEQRSPGIEGAICDSFSAISASGEKIVTILYGDIYAPSNMIDSHMNIVARYYEPVMTVTRPVMLRGSFLQVDIDPIEMSIIGMGRGQLVFAGLMTVNVNELRSLICQQDMSLHDALTHIAKRQRIHANMWLGEWVDLDTPWDYLLAVRLALSSLKGVYVSDHATIKDTAIIEPPVFIDDDAFIDHYAVLKGPVFIARGARIGAHSFLRNNVAVYEGALVGAYSEVKRSIIYDRARIGSHSYIADSVVGKEAHVAPYTVTENVPYTGVAGEIVVTSTHPLEGLKVGAIIAANSRTTPHSVLKPASIHR, from the coding sequence ATGATAGGCGTTGTTCTTGCTGGCGGATCACCTAAGTTATTAAGACTCGTCTTGGGAGATGCTACCTCTCGCTCATTACTAAAATTCCCTAAGGGAACACTACTGGAAACTCATGTTAAATCTATGCTTAAACATTTTGATAGAGTTATTGTAGTTTCAGATGATCCTCGTGTAGGTAGCGTCTGCAGCACCTTACCTGGATGCATGTTTGTTGAACAACGTTCACCTGGTATTGAGGGAGCCATATGTGATAGTTTTTCAGCAATTAGTGCAAGTGGTGAAAAAATCGTAACAATACTTTATGGTGATATATATGCTCCATCAAACATGATAGATTCACATATGAACATTGTTGCAAGATACTATGAACCCGTAATGACTGTTACTCGGCCTGTCATGCTTAGAGGATCATTCTTACAAGTTGACATAGACCCTATAGAGATGTCTATAATAGGCATGGGCAGAGGGCAACTAGTATTTGCAGGCTTAATGACTGTTAATGTCAACGAATTAAGAAGCCTTATATGTCAACAAGATATGTCACTACATGATGCGCTTACACACATCGCTAAGAGACAACGCATACATGCAAATATGTGGCTCGGAGAATGGGTCGATCTAGACACACCATGGGATTATTTACTCGCAGTTAGGCTGGCTCTATCTAGTCTGAAAGGCGTTTATGTAAGCGACCATGCTACGATTAAAGACACAGCTATTATAGAGCCTCCCGTTTTCATAGACGATGACGCCTTCATAGACCATTACGCAGTGCTAAAAGGACCAGTCTTCATTGCCCGCGGTGCTCGCATAGGCGCTCACTCATTTCTAAGGAATAATGTAGCTGTATATGAGGGAGCTTTGGTTGGAGCCTACTCAGAAGTTAAAAGGAGTATAATTTATGACAGGGCACGAATAGGTTCACATAGTTATATTGCCGATAGTGTCGTTGGTAAAGAAGCCCACGTAGCACCTTATACTGTGACAGAAAACGTACCATATACTGGTGTTGCAGGAGAAATAGTAGTTACATCAACTCATCCTCTCGAGGGTCTAAAGGTAGGAGCTATCATAGCCGCAAACAGTAGAACCACACCTCATAGCGTACTTAAGCCTGCATCGATTCACAGATAA
- the glmS gene encoding glutamine--fructose-6-phosphate transaminase (isomerizing), with product MCGIVGIVADPDIIGNVAPILVQGLKRLEYRGYDSAGFALIECSSNKLLIFKDKGRIDKVVEEYSVHKYCAVCGIAHTRWATHGEPNTVNAHPHVDCRNEIAVVHNGIIKNFAELRQLLEERGHKFKSETDTEVIAHLLEEYLENGDSMWEAFKKLVKVIEGAYAIAVVYAYEPNRIYFARKVSPLVIGLGEGFNMIASDIPSMLQYTKRFVALNDGEYGYIEPYRLYLEKSGTPVEWHHRVMTVTWSIEDAEKGGYPHYMLKEIMEQPRVLYETYTGLMSSRELEKAAEILASADHIFVTGAGTSYHAGLVFAYFMARIARRPVITFISSEYLAYRSLDHSNSALVAISQSGETIDTLQAVRSFKSSGGRVVAVSNVVGSTIPRESDTTVYTRAGPEIGVAATKTFLTQVLALTSIALALAVHTGSLTKAEYTEAMRELRNASHAASSGIDRSIRLVELLASSLRSKNNIYVLGRGLGVPLAYEAALKIKEVSYIHAEAYPAGESKHGPIALVEEEFPVIFVGVPPEDELLEKLQSNVMEMKARGASTIVIGTSSYRELEGVDFYIDVGNYSEILAPYAVVPPFQLLAYKLAVMLNRDPDKPRNLAKTVTVE from the coding sequence ATGTGCGGCATAGTTGGTATTGTAGCAGACCCGGATATTATAGGCAATGTTGCACCAATACTTGTTCAGGGTCTTAAACGCTTAGAGTATAGGGGTTACGATAGTGCTGGCTTTGCTCTAATAGAGTGTAGCTCTAACAAGCTTTTGATATTCAAGGATAAAGGCCGTATCGACAAAGTTGTTGAAGAATATAGTGTTCACAAGTACTGTGCTGTATGCGGCATCGCTCATACACGTTGGGCTACCCACGGCGAGCCTAATACTGTTAATGCGCATCCCCATGTAGATTGTAGGAACGAAATAGCTGTAGTACACAATGGCATAATAAAGAATTTTGCAGAATTACGCCAGTTGTTAGAAGAACGAGGTCATAAATTTAAGAGCGAAACTGATACTGAAGTTATAGCTCATTTGCTAGAAGAATATCTGGAAAATGGAGACTCCATGTGGGAGGCCTTTAAAAAGCTTGTCAAGGTCATAGAAGGTGCGTACGCAATAGCCGTAGTCTATGCTTATGAACCTAATCGCATCTACTTTGCAAGAAAAGTGAGCCCTCTTGTAATTGGGCTCGGTGAAGGTTTCAACATGATTGCAAGCGATATTCCATCAATGCTTCAATATACTAAGCGTTTTGTAGCCCTAAACGATGGCGAGTACGGGTATATAGAACCATATAGGCTCTATCTCGAGAAAAGCGGTACTCCTGTCGAATGGCATCACCGTGTCATGACAGTAACTTGGAGTATAGAAGATGCTGAAAAAGGCGGTTATCCTCACTACATGCTTAAAGAGATAATGGAGCAGCCACGTGTACTGTATGAAACGTACACAGGGCTTATGTCTAGCCGTGAACTTGAAAAAGCTGCAGAGATCCTCGCTAGCGCCGACCACATATTTGTAACAGGTGCTGGAACTAGCTATCACGCCGGCCTCGTATTTGCATACTTCATGGCACGTATAGCTAGAAGACCAGTAATCACTTTCATATCAAGTGAGTATCTCGCCTATAGAAGCTTAGACCATAGCAATTCGGCGCTTGTAGCTATAAGTCAAAGCGGCGAAACTATCGATACTCTTCAAGCTGTAAGATCATTCAAGTCTAGCGGCGGGAGGGTTGTGGCTGTATCAAATGTTGTCGGAAGCACTATTCCACGCGAATCGGACACCACCGTCTATACTAGGGCTGGCCCCGAGATCGGTGTAGCAGCCACCAAGACGTTCCTTACACAGGTATTAGCACTCACAAGTATAGCGCTAGCTCTAGCTGTCCATACAGGCTCTCTTACCAAGGCGGAATACACGGAAGCAATGAGGGAGCTCAGGAATGCAAGCCATGCAGCCTCCTCCGGAATAGATCGTAGTATAAGACTTGTAGAACTACTCGCTTCAAGTTTACGTAGTAAAAACAACATATACGTGCTCGGAAGAGGACTAGGCGTTCCATTAGCCTATGAAGCGGCCTTAAAGATCAAAGAGGTTAGCTACATACACGCTGAAGCTTATCCCGCCGGAGAGAGTAAACACGGTCCAATAGCACTTGTAGAGGAAGAATTTCCCGTCATATTTGTAGGCGTCCCGCCAGAAGACGAGCTCCTAGAAAAACTCCAAAGCAACGTAATGGAGATGAAGGCACGTGGAGCTTCAACCATAGTAATAGGTACCTCTAGTTATAGAGAGCTTGAAGGAGTAGACTTCTACATTGATGTCGGAAACTATAGTGAGATACTTGCGCCTTACGCCGTAGTTCCGCCGTTCCAGCTACTCGCCTACAAGCTCGCCGTAATGCTCAACAGAGATCCCGACAAACCACGCAATCTAGCTAAGACAGTAACAGTCGAATAG